The proteins below come from a single Isoptericola dokdonensis DS-3 genomic window:
- a CDS encoding lysylphosphatidylglycerol synthase transmembrane domain-containing protein yields the protein MSRPTGEAAAGDGATGTVHEVGSFAGDGPRPPTGALRALFLGSTASDDDAGLVRVVDTPEQRLRKPSALLGIVVSVLGIALVLALSVVAHGTTEGVTADVREFNTLVGQLLFIPVALLEGLVTLFVPVVVLVELGVRRLGRQVVESILAATLGLVLAVVAVLLLDWLGSEDLVRTLSVLRDGVWTITVPGYVAAIAGLLITAGPRTRRRSVRWSWNVLYLALVIALITGQASLPGVLVALLLGRLAGQTVQYVSGVRSERAYGGELVTAVRRAGFRPTALVRVRGVSAAADVGADDPAPDPGAPDDATTATADDGTTADASHGSNGHALDDEIVTHVDAAGEVTGRTTLRALLRQRARLGGRDRDLPAPETLADPATVALTRAGDTRVYAMFTGDGTRRDVVVLDGDRHVVGMVTRLWRSLRLRGLEGRTQVSLKAVAERNALLTYAASAAGVRTPRLLGVGEAADSIVLVTEHVSAAVSWRDLPDDALTGDRGDRILAAAWEQLRRAHAAGLTHHALTPDVLLVENADGPAPSVLLTGWDQGEIASAALGRRLDLTQMLALLALRVGAERSVASAVRALPDEDVVGVGPLLQSIALPTTTRVAVREHKGLIDALREALVARMPEVDVQPQRITRFGARTVVMLALSIVVVTALVTTMNLDEITAALQAANPWWVVASFLLGAVTWFGAALTFVAFSPERLPLVRATLTQMAGSFVSLAAPAGIGPAALNLRMLTRRGVATPMAVATVALVQVSQFAVTVLLLVVLSIFTGSGGLIELPSITVLLTIAGVAVAVVATLLVPAIRRWVWEKARPTLEQVWPRLSQMLGQPARLALGLGGNVVMSLGYVLAFDAALAAFGQSLNLIDVAVVYLVGNALGALVPTPGGLGGVEAALTAGLTAAGMPASIALSTTILFRLVTYWGRVPFGWAAMRYLERKGDL from the coding sequence ATGTCCCGACCGACCGGAGAGGCCGCCGCCGGCGACGGCGCGACGGGCACCGTGCACGAGGTCGGATCCTTCGCCGGCGACGGGCCCCGCCCCCCGACCGGCGCGCTGCGCGCCCTGTTCCTCGGCAGCACCGCCAGCGACGACGACGCCGGGCTCGTCCGCGTCGTCGACACCCCCGAGCAGCGGCTGCGCAAGCCGTCCGCGCTGCTCGGCATCGTCGTCAGCGTCCTGGGCATCGCCCTGGTGCTCGCCCTGTCCGTCGTCGCGCACGGCACCACCGAGGGCGTCACCGCCGACGTCCGCGAGTTCAACACCCTCGTCGGGCAGCTCCTGTTCATCCCGGTGGCGCTGCTCGAAGGCCTCGTCACCCTGTTCGTGCCCGTCGTCGTGCTCGTCGAGCTCGGGGTCCGGCGGCTCGGACGCCAGGTCGTCGAGTCCATCCTGGCCGCCACGCTCGGCCTCGTCCTCGCCGTCGTCGCCGTGCTGCTGCTCGACTGGCTCGGCAGCGAGGACCTCGTGCGGACCCTGTCCGTGCTGCGCGACGGCGTGTGGACCATCACCGTGCCCGGGTACGTCGCCGCGATCGCCGGGCTGCTCATCACCGCCGGGCCCCGCACCCGGCGCCGCAGCGTCCGCTGGTCGTGGAACGTCCTCTACCTCGCGCTCGTCATCGCCCTCATCACCGGGCAGGCCTCCCTGCCGGGCGTGCTCGTCGCGCTGCTGCTCGGCCGCCTCGCCGGGCAGACCGTCCAGTACGTGTCCGGGGTCCGCTCCGAGCGCGCCTACGGCGGCGAGCTCGTCACCGCCGTCCGCCGCGCCGGGTTCCGGCCCACCGCGCTCGTGCGGGTGCGCGGCGTGTCCGCCGCCGCCGACGTCGGCGCGGACGACCCCGCACCCGACCCGGGCGCGCCGGACGACGCGACGACCGCCACCGCGGACGACGGCACGACGGCGGACGCCTCCCACGGCAGCAACGGGCACGCCCTCGACGACGAGATCGTCACCCACGTCGACGCCGCCGGCGAGGTCACCGGACGCACCACCCTGCGCGCCCTGCTGCGCCAGCGCGCCCGCCTCGGCGGCCGCGACCGCGACCTGCCGGCGCCCGAGACCCTCGCCGACCCCGCGACCGTCGCCCTCACCCGCGCCGGCGACACCCGCGTCTACGCCATGTTCACCGGCGACGGCACCCGCCGCGACGTCGTCGTCCTCGACGGTGACCGGCACGTCGTCGGCATGGTCACCCGCCTGTGGCGCTCCCTGCGGCTGCGCGGCCTCGAGGGCCGCACCCAGGTGTCGCTCAAGGCCGTCGCGGAGCGCAACGCGCTGCTCACCTACGCCGCCAGCGCCGCCGGGGTGCGCACCCCCCGGCTCCTCGGTGTCGGCGAGGCCGCCGACTCCATCGTGCTGGTCACCGAGCACGTGTCGGCCGCCGTCTCCTGGCGCGACCTGCCCGACGACGCGCTCACCGGCGACCGCGGCGACCGGATCCTCGCCGCCGCCTGGGAGCAGCTGCGTCGCGCCCACGCCGCCGGGCTCACCCACCACGCCCTCACCCCCGACGTCCTCCTCGTCGAGAACGCCGACGGCCCCGCCCCGTCCGTCCTGCTCACCGGCTGGGACCAGGGCGAGATCGCCTCCGCCGCGCTCGGCCGCCGCCTCGACCTCACCCAGATGCTCGCCCTGCTCGCCCTGCGCGTCGGCGCCGAACGGTCCGTCGCGTCCGCCGTGCGCGCCCTGCCCGACGAGGACGTCGTCGGCGTCGGACCCCTCCTGCAGTCCATCGCCCTGCCGACCACCACCCGCGTCGCCGTCCGCGAGCACAAGGGACTCATCGACGCGCTGCGCGAGGCCCTCGTCGCCCGCATGCCCGAGGTCGACGTCCAGCCGCAGCGCATCACCCGGTTCGGCGCCCGCACCGTCGTCATGCTCGCCCTGTCGATCGTCGTCGTCACGGCGCTCGTCACGACGATGAACCTCGACGAGATCACCGCGGCGCTCCAGGCCGCGAACCCGTGGTGGGTCGTGGCGTCGTTCCTCCTCGGCGCGGTCACCTGGTTCGGCGCCGCCCTGACGTTCGTCGCGTTCTCCCCCGAACGCCTCCCCCTGGTCCGCGCCACCCTCACCCAGATGGCCGGCTCCTTCGTGTCCCTGGCCGCCCCCGCCGGCATCGGGCCCGCCGCCCTCAACCTGCGGATGCTCACCCGGCGCGGCGTCGCCACCCCCATGGCCGTCGCCACCGTCGCCCTCGTCCAGGTGTCCCAGTTCGCCGTCACCGTCCTGCTGCTCGTCGTCCTGTCGATCTTCACCGGCTCCGGCGGCCTCATCGAGCTGCCGTCCATCACCGTGCTGCTCACCATCGCGGGCGTCGCCGTCGCCGTCGTCGCGACCCTCCTCGTCCCCGCCATCCGGCGCTGGGTGTGGGAGAAGGCCCGCCCCACCCTGGAGCAGGTGTGGCCGCGCCTCTCCCAGATGCTCGGACAGCCCGCCCGCCTCGCCCTCGGCCTGGGCGGCAACGTCGTCATGTCGCTCGGCTACGTGCTGGCGTTCGACGCCGCGCTCGCCGCGTTCGGGCAGTCGCTCAACCTCATCGACGTCGCCGTCGTCTA
- a CDS encoding ABC transporter substrate-binding protein: MRTIRGARRSVATAAGAAALVLVLTACGAGGDDTGESGEASGEGGAATSLTIGTTDKITTIDPAGSYDNGSFAVMNQVYPFLMNTPYGSPDVEPDIAESAEFTAPTEYTVTLKPGLKWANGNDLTASDVKFSFDRQLAIADPNGPSSLLYNLDSTEVVDDTTVVFHLKQPDDQVFPQILSSPVGPIVDEDVFAADALTPDTEIVDGQAFAGQYTITSYTLNELVTYEAYEGYQGLLGAAKTPEVNVSYFADASNLKLEVQQGSVDVAFRSLSATDVEDLQGDENVKVVEGPGGEIRYVVFNFDTQPYGAAQPDADEAKALAVRQAVAHLIDREAISEQVYKGTYTPLYSYVPAGLTGATESLKEMYGDGAGGPDAAAAEQALADAGVETPVQLGLQYSNDHYGPSSGDEYALIKDQLESSGLFTVDLQTTEWVQYSEDRTADVYPAYQLGWFPDYSDADNYLTPFFLTENFLGNHYSNPAVDELITTQGVTADPAERTAVIEEIQDTVAADLSTVPYLQGAQVAVVGSTVEGAEDTLDASFKFRYAALTKG; encoded by the coding sequence ATGAGGACGATCCGAGGCGCGCGACGATCCGTCGCGACGGCGGCGGGGGCGGCGGCGCTGGTGCTGGTGCTCACGGCCTGCGGCGCGGGCGGCGACGACACCGGCGAGTCCGGCGAGGCGTCGGGCGAGGGTGGTGCGGCCACGTCGCTGACCATCGGCACGACCGACAAGATCACCACGATCGACCCCGCGGGCTCCTACGACAACGGCTCGTTCGCCGTGATGAACCAGGTCTACCCGTTCCTCATGAACACGCCGTACGGCAGCCCCGACGTCGAGCCGGACATCGCCGAGTCCGCCGAGTTCACCGCGCCGACCGAGTACACGGTCACGCTCAAGCCGGGCCTGAAGTGGGCCAACGGCAACGACCTCACGGCGTCCGACGTCAAGTTCTCCTTCGACCGGCAGCTCGCCATCGCGGACCCGAACGGCCCGTCGTCGCTGCTGTACAACCTGGACTCCACCGAGGTCGTGGACGACACCACCGTCGTGTTCCACCTCAAGCAGCCGGACGACCAGGTGTTCCCGCAGATCCTGTCGTCGCCCGTCGGGCCGATCGTCGACGAGGACGTCTTCGCCGCCGACGCGCTGACCCCGGACACCGAGATCGTCGACGGCCAGGCGTTCGCCGGCCAGTACACGATCACGAGCTACACGCTCAACGAGCTGGTCACCTACGAGGCGTACGAGGGCTACCAGGGCCTGCTCGGTGCCGCGAAGACCCCCGAGGTCAACGTCTCCTACTTCGCCGACGCCTCCAACCTCAAGCTCGAGGTGCAGCAGGGCTCCGTCGACGTCGCGTTCCGCTCGCTGTCCGCGACCGACGTCGAGGACCTCCAGGGCGACGAGAACGTCAAGGTCGTCGAGGGCCCCGGCGGCGAGATCCGCTACGTCGTCTTCAACTTCGACACCCAGCCGTACGGCGCCGCGCAGCCCGACGCCGACGAGGCCAAGGCGCTCGCCGTCCGCCAGGCGGTCGCGCACCTCATCGACCGCGAGGCGATCTCCGAGCAGGTCTACAAGGGCACGTACACGCCGCTGTACTCCTACGTCCCGGCGGGCCTGACCGGCGCCACCGAGTCCCTCAAGGAGATGTACGGCGACGGCGCGGGCGGCCCCGACGCCGCGGCCGCCGAGCAGGCGCTCGCGGACGCGGGCGTCGAGACGCCGGTGCAGCTCGGCCTGCAGTACTCGAACGACCACTACGGCCCCTCCTCGGGCGACGAGTACGCGCTCATCAAGGACCAGCTCGAGTCGTCGGGCCTGTTCACCGTGGACCTGCAGACCACCGAGTGGGTGCAGTACAGCGAGGACCGCACCGCCGACGTCTACCCGGCCTACCAGCTCGGCTGGTTCCCGGACTACTCGGACGCCGACAACTACCTGACGCCGTTCTTCCTCACGGAGAACTTCCTCGGCAACCACTACTCGAACCCGGCTGTGGACGAGCTCATCACCACCCAGGGCGTCACGGCCGACCCGGCCGAGCGCACCGCCGTCATCGAGGAGATCCAGGACACCGTCGCGGCCGACCTGTCGACCGTGCCGTACCTCCAGGGCGCCCAGGTCGCCGTGGTCGGGTCCACCGTCGAGGGCGCCGAGGACACGCTCGACGCGTCGTTCAAGTTCCGCTACGCGGCGCTGACCAAGGGCTGA
- a CDS encoding ABC transporter permease, which produces MSAAPAAGSALGRYVLVRFLLIVPTVLILVTTVFVLMRATGDPITAALGGRLTPDQLAERIHAAGYDRPILEQYLEYLGGILTGDFGTTISDNRPVTEVLTTYGAATLELSLYAVLVAVVLGVPFGMIAAYRRDRWPDAVLRLTAILAYATPVFFAGLLLKLVFSVWLGWFPVAGRVSTAGEIEMRKAGADSGFMLVDAFATGDPAVVLDVLSHAFLPAMALGLLTAGVFLRLVRTNMIGTLGTEYVDAARSRGVRERRLVTAHAWRPALIPIVTVAGMQIAMLLVGAVLTETTFEWRGLGFQLSEYLQARDFVAVQGIVVVMAVVVAVTNFLVDVFAALVDPRVRY; this is translated from the coding sequence GTGTCTGCCGCACCGGCAGCAGGGAGCGCACTGGGACGGTACGTCCTGGTGCGCTTCCTGCTGATCGTCCCCACCGTGCTCATCCTGGTCACCACCGTGTTCGTGCTCATGCGCGCCACCGGTGACCCCATCACGGCCGCCCTCGGCGGTCGTCTCACGCCCGACCAGCTCGCCGAGCGCATCCATGCGGCCGGGTACGACCGACCGATCCTGGAGCAGTACCTCGAGTACCTCGGCGGCATCCTCACCGGCGACTTCGGCACCACCATCAGCGACAACCGCCCCGTCACCGAGGTGCTGACCACCTACGGCGCGGCGACGCTCGAGCTCAGCCTGTACGCCGTCCTCGTCGCCGTCGTGCTGGGCGTCCCGTTCGGCATGATCGCCGCGTACCGACGCGACCGCTGGCCCGACGCCGTGCTGCGGCTCACCGCGATCCTCGCGTACGCGACACCCGTGTTCTTCGCGGGCCTGCTGCTCAAGCTCGTGTTCTCCGTGTGGCTCGGCTGGTTCCCCGTCGCGGGCCGCGTGTCCACCGCCGGGGAGATCGAGATGCGCAAGGCCGGCGCCGACTCCGGGTTCATGCTCGTCGACGCGTTCGCCACCGGCGACCCCGCCGTCGTGCTGGACGTGCTGTCGCACGCGTTCCTGCCGGCGATGGCGCTGGGCCTGCTCACGGCAGGGGTGTTCCTGCGGCTCGTGCGCACCAACATGATCGGCACGCTCGGCACCGAGTACGTCGACGCCGCCCGCTCCCGCGGGGTGCGCGAACGACGCCTCGTCACCGCGCACGCCTGGCGGCCCGCCCTCATCCCGATCGTCACCGTCGCCGGCATGCAGATCGCCATGCTGCTCGTCGGTGCGGTCCTCACCGAGACCACGTTCGAGTGGCGCGGCCTCGGTTTCCAGCTGTCCGAGTACCTGCAGGCGCGCGACTTCGTCGCCGTGCAGGGCATCGTCGTGGTGATGGCCGTCGTGGTCGCGGTGACGAACTTCCTCGTCGACGTGTTCGCCGCGCTCGTCGACCCGAGGGTGAGGTACTGA
- a CDS encoding ABC transporter permease, translated as MSAPEIVPVGTAGARPEHLRGRGARFRRLPVVRQVRQSVGLQRGMLVAGLVLCAVFVLVAAGADLLAPYGWSQLRDSEAAFGAQQPPSAEHWFGTTVGGYDVLSRVIWGARTALLVVVVAVAASLVVGVLLGLVSGYFGGWLDRVLVLVADAIYAFPSLLLAILLAIVISGGQSSMWGGILAAALSITVVFVPQYFRVVRAEVVRVKAEAFVDAARVLGTPHRRIMTRHVLRNSVRTLPLIVTLNASEAILTLAGLGFLGFGIEPTAAAEWGYDLQRAVADVTSGIWWTALFPGLAIVLAAIGMTLVGESLNDLADPRLRTRARSGTVTGAVAATSVVSAQSDARKEDA; from the coding sequence ATGAGCGCCCCCGAGATCGTCCCCGTCGGCACCGCCGGCGCCCGGCCCGAGCACCTGCGCGGCCGCGGCGCCCGGTTCCGGCGGCTGCCCGTCGTCCGCCAGGTCCGCCAGAGCGTCGGCCTCCAGCGCGGCATGCTGGTCGCCGGCCTCGTGCTGTGCGCCGTGTTCGTGCTGGTCGCCGCCGGCGCGGACCTCCTCGCGCCCTACGGCTGGTCCCAGCTGCGCGACTCCGAGGCCGCGTTCGGCGCCCAGCAGCCGCCGTCGGCCGAGCACTGGTTCGGCACCACCGTCGGCGGCTACGACGTCCTGTCCCGCGTGATCTGGGGTGCCCGGACCGCGCTGCTCGTCGTCGTCGTCGCGGTCGCCGCGTCCCTCGTGGTGGGCGTGCTGCTCGGGCTCGTGTCCGGCTACTTCGGCGGCTGGCTCGACCGCGTGCTCGTGCTCGTCGCCGACGCGATCTACGCGTTCCCGTCGCTGCTGCTCGCCATCCTGCTCGCCATCGTCATCTCCGGCGGGCAGTCCAGCATGTGGGGCGGCATCCTCGCCGCCGCGCTGTCCATCACCGTGGTGTTCGTGCCGCAGTACTTCCGGGTGGTACGCGCCGAGGTGGTGCGCGTCAAGGCGGAGGCGTTCGTCGACGCCGCGCGCGTCCTCGGCACCCCCCACCGCCGCATCATGACCCGCCACGTGCTGCGCAACTCCGTGCGCACGCTGCCGCTCATCGTGACGCTCAACGCCTCGGAGGCGATCCTCACGCTCGCCGGGCTCGGGTTCCTCGGGTTCGGCATCGAGCCGACGGCGGCCGCCGAGTGGGGCTACGACCTCCAGCGCGCCGTCGCGGACGTCACCAGCGGCATCTGGTGGACCGCCCTGTTCCCCGGCCTCGCCATCGTGCTCGCCGCGATCGGCATGACCCTCGTCGGGGAGTCGCTCAACGACCTGGCCGACCCGCGCCTGCGCACCCGCGCACGGTCCGGCACCGTCACCGGCGCCGTGGCCGCCACCTCCGTGGTGTCCGCGCAGTCCGACGCCCGCAAGGAGGACGCATGA
- a CDS encoding dipeptide ABC transporter ATP-binding protein, whose translation MTTRPVVRIEDLAVSFATDAGPVRAVDGVSLDVAPGEVLAIVGESGSGKTVTAKTILGLLPETATAEGAVVLAGSDGGSTDVVHVSGRRLREVRGRDVAMVFQEPSTALNPVQTVGWQIAEGLRAHGKVSAKEARRRAVEVLGTVGIPDPAQRVDHYPHQFSGGQKQRIVIAMALVLGPGLIVADEPTTALDVTVQAEILDLLRRLRDDTGTAVVLITHNMGVVADLADRVAVMYQGEVVESAPVGELFANPQAEYTKALLGAVPRLGEGTARARERAAARPEGWTSAAPVVRAEHLTITYPGRFRKPGFTAVDDVTLAIRPGEVLGLVGESGSGKTTIARAVAGLVPVTDGTLDVLGTSMRGARERDLAGIRPRLGFVFQDPATSFNPLLTVAECVAEPLVVHGRARDPQAARGRVDELLEAVQLPRSYGDRYPHELSGGQRQRASLARALALDPELLVADEPTSALDVSVQARVLELFAQLQADLGFACLFVSHDLAVVDLVADRIAVLYRGRLVEEGTGEEVLGSPREDYTRRLLASLPVPDPVEQAKRRAALV comes from the coding sequence ATGACCACCCGACCCGTGGTGCGGATCGAGGACCTCGCGGTCTCGTTCGCCACCGACGCCGGTCCCGTGCGCGCCGTCGACGGCGTCAGCCTCGACGTCGCCCCCGGGGAGGTCCTCGCGATCGTCGGGGAGTCCGGCTCCGGCAAGACCGTCACCGCCAAGACGATCCTCGGGCTGCTGCCCGAGACCGCCACGGCGGAGGGTGCCGTCGTCCTGGCCGGCAGCGACGGCGGCAGCACCGACGTCGTCCACGTCAGCGGCCGGCGCCTGCGGGAGGTCCGCGGCCGGGACGTCGCCATGGTGTTCCAGGAGCCGTCGACCGCCCTCAACCCCGTCCAGACCGTCGGCTGGCAGATCGCCGAGGGCCTGCGCGCCCACGGCAAGGTGTCGGCCAAGGAGGCGCGGCGGCGGGCCGTCGAGGTGCTCGGCACTGTCGGCATCCCCGACCCCGCGCAGCGCGTCGACCACTACCCGCACCAGTTCTCCGGCGGGCAGAAGCAACGCATCGTCATCGCGATGGCGCTCGTGCTCGGCCCCGGGCTGATCGTCGCCGACGAGCCCACCACCGCGCTCGACGTCACCGTGCAGGCCGAGATCCTCGACCTGCTGCGGCGGCTGCGCGACGACACCGGTACCGCCGTCGTCCTCATCACCCACAACATGGGCGTCGTCGCCGACCTCGCGGACCGCGTCGCCGTCATGTACCAGGGCGAGGTCGTCGAGTCCGCACCCGTCGGCGAGCTGTTCGCCAACCCGCAGGCCGAGTACACCAAGGCGCTGCTGGGCGCCGTGCCGCGGCTCGGCGAGGGCACCGCCCGCGCGCGGGAACGGGCCGCCGCCCGCCCCGAGGGGTGGACGTCCGCCGCGCCCGTCGTGCGCGCCGAGCACCTCACCATCACCTACCCCGGCCGGTTCCGGAAGCCCGGATTCACCGCCGTCGACGACGTCACCCTCGCCATCCGCCCCGGCGAGGTGCTCGGCCTCGTCGGGGAGTCCGGTTCCGGCAAGACCACCATCGCGCGCGCCGTCGCCGGGCTCGTCCCCGTCACCGACGGCACCCTCGACGTGCTCGGCACGTCGATGCGCGGCGCCCGCGAGCGCGACCTCGCCGGCATCCGGCCCCGGCTCGGGTTCGTGTTCCAGGACCCGGCGACGTCGTTCAACCCGCTGCTCACCGTCGCCGAGTGCGTCGCCGAACCCCTCGTGGTGCACGGGCGGGCCCGCGACCCTCAGGCGGCGCGCGGGCGCGTCGACGAGCTCCTGGAAGCCGTCCAGCTCCCGCGCTCCTACGGCGACCGCTACCCCCACGAGCTGTCCGGCGGGCAGCGTCAGCGCGCCTCCCTCGCCCGGGCGCTCGCCCTCGACCCGGAGCTGCTCGTCGCCGACGAACCCACCTCCGCGCTCGACGTGTCCGTCCAGGCGCGCGTGCTGGAGCTGTTCGCCCAGCTCCAGGCCGACCTCGGCTTCGCCTGCCTGTTCGTGTCCCACGACCTCGCCGTCGTCGACCTCGTCGCCGACCGCATCGCCGTGCTCTACCGCGGACGCCTCGTCGAGGAGGGCACCGGCGAGGAGGTGCTCGGGTCGCCGCGCGAGGACTACACCCGTCGGCTGCTCGCGTCGCTGCCCGTGCCGGACCCGGTCGAGCAGGCGAAGCGTCGGGCCGCGCTGGTGTGA
- a CDS encoding CPBP family intramembrane glutamic endopeptidase, translating to MAESTEAPRAVPAPAPDWTPPPAAAPATTRRERRRTGAEIWIVLGLSLGQSAVYALVALGVRLYDAIAASTGLDSQTATLNASRSERPYLDLVYQVLAIGFALVPVVLALYLLSARGPGTLRRIGFDAARPGRDTAWGFALAAAIGVPGLAFYALGRALGITVTVEASALDPYWWTVPVLILSALKNGLLEEVIAVAYLQERTADLGWGRWKFILASSLLRGSYHLYQGFGPFLGNVVMGVVFSWFYTSRWGRHRVMPLVVAHTVLDVVAFVGYASVPDAWLRALGVL from the coding sequence GTGGCCGAGTCGACCGAGGCACCGCGTGCCGTCCCCGCCCCTGCGCCCGACTGGACGCCGCCCCCGGCGGCCGCGCCGGCGACGACGCGCCGCGAGCGCCGTCGCACGGGCGCGGAGATCTGGATCGTCCTGGGCCTGAGCCTCGGGCAGAGCGCGGTGTACGCGCTGGTCGCGCTCGGGGTGCGGCTGTACGACGCGATCGCGGCGTCGACGGGCCTGGACTCCCAGACGGCGACGCTCAACGCGTCCCGCTCGGAGCGTCCGTACCTGGACCTCGTCTACCAGGTGCTCGCGATCGGCTTCGCGCTCGTGCCCGTGGTGCTGGCGCTGTACCTGCTGAGCGCCCGCGGGCCGGGCACGCTGCGCCGCATCGGGTTCGACGCCGCCCGGCCGGGCCGGGACACCGCGTGGGGGTTCGCGCTGGCCGCAGCCATCGGCGTCCCCGGCCTGGCGTTCTACGCGCTCGGCCGCGCGCTCGGCATCACGGTGACGGTCGAGGCGAGCGCGCTCGACCCGTACTGGTGGACCGTCCCGGTGCTGATCCTGTCAGCGCTGAAGAACGGCCTCCTGGAGGAGGTGATCGCCGTCGCCTACCTCCAGGAACGCACGGCCGACCTCGGCTGGGGCCGCTGGAAGTTCATCCTGGCGAGCTCCCTGCTGCGCGGCTCGTACCACCTGTACCAGGGGTTCGGCCCGTTCCTCGGCAACGTCGTCATGGGCGTCGTCTTCTCCTGGTTCTACACGTCCCGCTGGGGCCGGCACCGGGTCATGCCGCTCGTCGTGGCGCACACGGTCCTCGACGTCGTCGCGTTCGTCGGGTACGCCTCCGTCCCCGACGCCTGGCTCCGCGCCCTCGGGGTCCTGTGA
- a CDS encoding SPFH domain-containing protein has protein sequence MTETTTTQDSVGGPPAGRPVGHAGTRVEIAEQRAWSLGAGGAVLGIVVALGLAGAAVALIAADTPGAYVAGAVLLLLAVLPLTGISVVSPGQTLVVQLFGRYVGTVRRTGLVLTVPLTTRHKTSVRVRNFETSELKVNDADGNPINIAAIVVWQVADTAKASFAVEDYDDFVVVQAESALRHVAMSHPYDGGDDVESLRGATELVSEEIAAEVAERVAVAGVEVVETRISHLAYAPEIAQAMLQRQQAGAIIAARSLIVEGAVTMVESALSRLEADDVVTLDEERRAAMVSNLLVVLCGESRATPVVNAGSLYQ, from the coding sequence ATGACCGAGACGACCACCACCCAGGACTCCGTCGGCGGCCCGCCCGCCGGCCGCCCCGTCGGCCACGCCGGCACCCGCGTCGAGATCGCCGAGCAGCGCGCCTGGTCGCTCGGCGCCGGTGGCGCGGTCCTCGGCATCGTCGTCGCGCTGGGCCTCGCCGGCGCCGCCGTCGCCCTCATCGCCGCTGACACCCCCGGTGCCTACGTCGCCGGGGCCGTGCTGCTGCTCCTCGCCGTGCTGCCGCTCACCGGGATCTCCGTCGTCAGCCCGGGCCAGACGCTCGTCGTCCAGCTCTTCGGCCGCTACGTCGGCACCGTGCGCCGCACCGGCCTCGTCCTCACCGTGCCGCTCACCACCCGCCACAAGACGTCCGTGCGGGTCCGCAACTTCGAGACCAGCGAGCTCAAGGTCAACGACGCCGACGGCAACCCGATCAACATCGCCGCCATCGTCGTCTGGCAGGTCGCCGACACCGCCAAGGCCAGCTTCGCCGTCGAGGACTACGACGACTTCGTGGTCGTCCAGGCCGAGTCCGCGCTGCGGCACGTCGCCATGTCCCACCCGTACGACGGCGGCGACGACGTCGAGTCGCTGCGCGGCGCCACCGAGCTCGTCTCCGAGGAGATCGCCGCCGAGGTCGCCGAGCGGGTCGCCGTCGCCGGCGTCGAGGTGGTCGAGACCCGCATCTCGCACCTCGCCTACGCCCCCGAGATCGCCCAGGCCATGCTCCAGCGCCAGCAGGCCGGCGCGATCATCGCCGCCCGCTCCCTCATCGTCGAGGGCGCCGTCACCATGGTGGAGTCCGCCCTGTCGCGGCTGGAGGCCGACGACGTCGTCACCCTCGACGAGGAACGACGCGCCGCCATGGTGTCCAACCTGCTCGTCGTCCTGTGCGGCGAGAGCCGCGCCACCCCCGTCGTCAACGCGGGCTCGCTCTACCAGTGA
- a CDS encoding transcriptional regulator, translated as MDDLDPVIHAPARLRLVATLAALRRGEEISFPKVQQLLGMTAGNLSTHVRKLEDAGYVDVVKTHSGRKPVTYLSLTVVGRRAFEDYTAALDDLLRGAGA; from the coding sequence GTGGATGACCTCGACCCCGTCATCCACGCCCCGGCGCGGCTGCGCCTGGTCGCCACCCTCGCCGCCCTGCGGCGCGGCGAGGAGATCTCCTTCCCCAAGGTGCAGCAGCTCCTGGGGATGACGGCGGGCAACCTGTCCACCCACGTGCGCAAGCTCGAGGACGCCGGATATGTGGACGTCGTCAAGACCCACTCGGGCCGCAAGCCCGTCACCTACCTGTCGCTGACCGTCGTCGGACGCCGCGCGTTCGAGGACTACACGGCGGCTCTGGACGACCTGCTGAGAGGAGCGGGAGCATGA